In Oncorhynchus keta strain PuntledgeMale-10-30-2019 chromosome 19, Oket_V2, whole genome shotgun sequence, a single genomic region encodes these proteins:
- the LOC118397707 gene encoding otoferlin isoform X11, which produces MALLVHLKTIRDLRGKGDRIAKVTFRGLSLYTHVLENCEDEARFDETFRWPIASRVDENEMLEVQVFNYSKVFTNRVIGTFKMVLQKVAEEGQLEVTDTLIDDNNTAIRASVTIYIKYTTMDGTVGVWSDGEFLDIPGDPEGTFQFETDSLLSGHSQGSGVSQGRSLHGIPTFRKAGKGVFSAMKLGKTKSSKDDHKKDEPAILDMEDLNRKAMRLGGVGGLDPDCISLASVTAVTTNVSNKRSKPDIKMEPSSGRPVDYQISITVVEARQLVGLNMDPVVCVEIGDDKKYTSMKESTNCPYYNEYFVFDFHVPPDVMFDKILKLSVIHSKNLLRSGTLVGTFKLDVGTVYSQPEHQFYHKWATLSDPDDITAGCKGYIKCDIAVVGKGDNIKTPHKANETDEDDIEGNLLLPEGVPLERQWARFYVKIYRAEGLPKMNTSIMANVKKAFIGENRDLVDPYVQVLFAGQRGKTSVQKSSYEPIWNEQVVFTEMFPPLCKRMKVQIRDSDKVNDVAIGTHFIDLRKIANDGDKGFLPTMGPAWVNMYGSTRQYTLMDEHQDLNEGLGEGVSFRARLLISVAVEILDTTSTEIVSSTEVQVEPVSNISESVTGKIEEFFLFGSFLEATMIDRKIGDKPISFEVTIGNYGNQIDGVSKPSAAKKKKKEGGGGESDEEESELIQQNSSEDEADDDGDLVSVSSSPPMKPVITDRNYFHLPYFEKKPCIYIKSWWQDQRRRLYNSNIMDKIADKLEEGLNDVQEIIKTETAYPERRLRGVLEELSTGCNRFVTLANKDQNQAGRTKLDKERLKSCMREMESMGQQAKLIRSQVKRNTVRDKLKMVQNFLHRLRFLADEPQHSIPDVFVWMMSSNKRIAYARIPSKDILYSIVDEETGKDCGKVKAVFLRLPGKKGFGPAGWTVQAKMEMYLWLGLNKQRKDFLSGMPNGFEENKAPRTGSCLQSLPPISLVYNMKQVFQLRAHMYQARSLFAADSSGLSDPFARVFFSTHSQVTEVLSETLCPTWDQLLVFDDVELFGEAGELRDDPPIIVVEVYDQDTVGKAEFIGRTFAKPITKMCDEHYGPPRFPPQLEYYQIYRGNSTAGDLLAAFELLQIGQGGRAELPAINGPTDSDRGPILPVPMGIRPVLSRYRIEVLFWGLRDLKRVNLAQVDRPRVDIECAGRGVQSALIVNFKKNPNFSTLVKWFEVDLPENELLHPPLNIRVVDCRAFGRYTLVGSHAVTSLRRFIYSPPDKTQNNWASAGDVIVNMGANPSVRKMDTVVKLDASSDAVIKVDVNEEEKEEKKKKKKKKKGEVEEDDETDERMLDWWSKYFASIETLMEILRAQEAALAEAEEREEQEIAAEGADIKPDDLPVKGSKGKEKSRDKSRNKDKKKSHHAGEGTEKRPSKPKVNELLVYNKELEAEYDNFEDWLHTFNLYRGKAGDDDEAALDDDRIVGRFKGSMCMYKLPLSEEITREAGFDPNMGMFQSIPHNDPINVLVRVFVVRATDLHPADVNGKADPYVVIKLGKSELKDKENYISKQLNPVFGKAFDMEATFPMESMLSVSVYDWDLVGTDDLIGETKIDLENRYYSKHRATCGIANNYSVHGYNMWRDPMKPSQILAKLCKEGKLDGPHYGPGGRVKVANRIFMGATEIEDETGLKKQTDEHLALTVLKHWEEIPRVGCKLIPEHVETRPLFHPEKPGIEQGRIEMWVDMFPMDMPAPGPAIDISPRKPKKYELRVVIWNTDEVILEDDDYFTGEKSSDIFVRGWLKGQQEDKQDTDVHYHSLTGEGNFNWRFVFPFDYLMAEEKIVISKKESMFSWDETEYKIPARLTLQVWDADHFSADDFLGAIELDLNRFPRGAKTAKQCSLGMVQNEAELPCISIFKQKRVKGWWPFVARDENDEMELTGKVEAELHLMSAEEAEKSPVGLGRNEPDPLEKPNRPDTTFLWFLSPLKAIRYLVCNRYKWLIIKIVVALLLLMMLGLFLYSMPGYLVKKMLGA; this is translated from the exons agCGGGGAAGGGGGTATTCTCAGCCATGAAGCTCGGCAAGACCAAGAGCTCCAAGGATGACCACAAGAAAG ATGAGCCAGCCATCTTGGACATGGAGGATCTGAACAGGAAGGCCATGCGtctgggaggggtggggggtctgGACCCAGACTGCATCTCCCTGGCCTCCGTCACTGCCGTCACCACCAATGTCTCCAACAAGAG ATCAAAGCCTGATATCAAGATGGAGCCTAGTTCTGGGAGGCCTGTGGATTACCAG ATTAGCATCACAGTCGTTGAGGCAAGGCAGCTGGTTGGCCTTAACATGGACCCTGTGGTCTGTGTGGAGATTGGGGACGACAAGAAGTACACCTCCATGAAGGAGTCCACTAACTGCCCCTACTACAATGAG TATTTTGTCTTTGACTTCCACGTCCCACCAGATGTCATGTTTGACAAGATCCTGAAGCTCTCC gtGATCCACTCTAAGAACCTGCTGCGGAGTGGCACCTTAGTTGGAACTTTCAAGCTGGATGTTGGCACAGTCTACTCCCAGCCTG AGCACCAATTCTACCACAAGTGGGCCACACTGTCTGACCCTGATGACATCACGGCCGGCTGCAAAGGTTACATCAAGTGTGACATCGCCGTGGTGGGGAAGGGGGACAACATCAAGACTCCCCACAAGGCCAACGAGACGGATGAAGACGACATAGAAGG GAACCTCCTTCTTCCGGAGGGTGTTCCCTTGGAGAGGCAGTGGGCACGATTCTACGTGAAGATCTACCGCGCTGAGGGCCTTCCCAAGATGAACACCAGCATCATGGCCAACGTTAAGAAGGCCTTCATaggggagaacagagacctggtggACCCCTACGTACAAGTGCTCTTCGCCGGACAGAGA GGGAAGACGTCGGTCCAGAAGAGTAGTTATGAGCCGATCTGGAATGAGCAAGTGGTCTTCACTGAGATGTTTCCTCCGCTCTGCAAACGCATGAAGGTCCAGATAAGAGACTCCGACAAAGTCAACGACGTCGCCATAGGAACACACTTCATTGACCTGCGAAAGATCGCCAATGATGGTGACAAAG ggtTCCTGCCCACCATGGGCCCAGCCTGGGTCAACATGTATGGCTCCACCCGCCAGTACACTCTGATGGATGAGCACCAGGACTTGAATGAGGGGCTGGGGGAAGGCGTGTCCTTCAGGGCCCGCCTCCTCATCTCCGTTGCCGTGGAGATCCTGGACACCACCTCCACTGAGATTGTAAGCTCCACCGAGGTGCAGGTGGAGCCTGTCTCTAACATCTCAGAG AGTGTTACAGGGAAAATAGAGGAATTCTTTCTGTTTGGTTCCTTCCTGGAGGCCACCATGATCGACAGGAAGATCGGCGATAAGCCAATCAGCTTCGAGGTCACAATAG GCAACTACGGCAACCAGATAGATGGAGTGAGCAAGCCCTCGGCAgctaagaagaagaagaaagagggaggaggaggagagagtgatgaggAGGAGTCAGAGCTGATCCAGCAGAACTCCAGTGAGGACGAGGCAGATGATGATGGGGACCTGGTGTCTGTGTCCTCCTCCCCACCCATGAAACCTGTCATAACAGACAG GAACTACTTCCACCTGCCCTACTTTGAGAAGAAGCCATGTATCTACATCAAGAGCTGGTGGCAGGACCAGAGGAGAAGACTTTACAACTCCAACATCATGGACAAGATCGCTGACAAACTG GAGGAGGGTCTGAATGATGTGCAGGAGATCATCAAgacagagacagcctatccagAGCGCAGACTCAGAGGGGTGCTGGAGGAACTCAGCACTGGCTGCAA TCGTTTCGTCACTTTGGCGAACAAGGACCAGAACCAGGCAGGCAGAACCAAACTGGACAAAGAGAGACTCAAGTCCTGCATGAGAGAGATG GAGAGCATGGGCCAGCAGGCCAAGCTGATTCGCTCCCAGGTGAAGAGGAACACAGTGAGAGACAAACTGAAGATGGTTCAGAACTTCCTGCACAGGCTACGTTTCCTTGCCGACGAG CCCCAGCACAGTATCCCAGACGTGTTTGTATGGATGATGAGTAGCAACAAGCGTATCGCCTACGCCCGCATCCCCTCCAAAGACATCCTCTACTCCATCGTAGACGAGGAGACAGGCAAGGACTGTGGCAAGGTCAAAGCTGTCTTCCTCAGG CTGCCTGGTAAGAAGGGGTTTGGTCCAGCCGGGTGGACAGTGCAGGCTAAgatggagatgtacctgtggctGGGCCTCAACAAACAAAGGAAGGACTTCCTGTCTGGCATGCCCAACGGCTTTGAAGAGAACAAGGCTCCCAGGACAGGCTCGTGTCTGCAGTCTTTACCCCCTATCAGTCTGGTTTATAACA TGAAGCAGGTATTCCAGCTGAGGGCTCACATGTACCAGGCCAGGAGTCTGTTTGCTGCAGACAGCAGTGGCCTGTCAGACCCCTTCGCCAGGGTCTTCTTCTCCACACACAGCCAGGTCACTGAG GTCCTGAGTGAGACTCTGTGCCCTACGTGGGATCAGCTGCTGGTGTTTGATGATGTTGAGCTGTTCGGGGAGGCCGGCGAGCTACGAGACGACCCACCTATCATTGTGGTAGAGGTCTATGACCAGGACACTGTG GGCAAGGCAGAGTTCATTGGTCGTACGTTTGCTAAGCCCATCACTAAGATGTGTGACGAGCACTACGGACCCCCGAGGTTCCCCCCTCAGCTAGAGTACTACCAGATCTACCGTGGTAACTCTACCGCCGGTGACCTACTGGCTGCCTTCGAGCTGCTACAG ATTGGGCAAGGGGGGAGGGCGGAGCTTCCTGCCATCAATGGTCCGACAGACTCAGACCGTGGACCCATCCTCCCTGTGCCAATGGGCATCAGACCAGTCCTAAGCCGTTATCGCATAGAG GTTCTGTTCTGGGGCCTGCGGGACCTGAAGAGGGTGAATTTGGCCCAGGTGGACAGACCCAGGGTGGACATAGAGTGTGCAGGGAGAGGAGTCCAGTCTGCACTCATCGTGAACTTCAAAAAGAACCCCAACTTCAGCACACTGGTCAAGTGGTTCGAGGTG GACCTGCCAGAGAACGAGCTGCTCCACCCTCCTCTTAACATCCGGGTAGTGGACTGCAGGGCATTTGGCCGATACACCCTGGTGGGTTCCCACGCCGTCACCAGCCTACGACGCTTCATCTACAGCCCCCCAGACAAGACGCAAAACAACTGGGCCAGCGCAG GTGATGTCATAGTCAACATGGGCGCCAACCCCTCAGTCAGGAAAATGGACACGGTGGTGAAGTTAGATGCT TCGTCTGATGCAGTAATTAAAGTTGATGTG aatgaggaggagaaagaagagaagaagaagaagaagaagaagaagaagggagaggtggaggaggacgaTGAGACCGACGAGAGAATGCTGGACTGGTGGTCCAAATATtttgcttccatagagacactgATGGAG ATCCTCAGGGCCCAGGAGGCAGCTCTGGCTGAGGccgaggagagggaggagcaggaGATAGCAGCAGAGGGAGCAG ATATCAAACCTGATGACCTCCCTGTAAAAGGCTCCAAGGGGAAGGAGAAGAGCCGAGACAAGAGCAGGAACAAGGACAAGAAGAAGAGTCACCATgcaggagaggggacagagaaacGCCCCAGCAAACCCAAAGTGAACGAGCTGCTG GTGTACAACAAGGAGTTGGAGGCAGAGTATGATAACTTTGAGGACTGGCTCCACACCTTCAACTTGTACAGAGGGAAGGCAGGGGACGACGATGAAGCAGCCCTGGATGACGACAGGATCGTGGGCAGATTCAAGGGCTCCATGTGCATGTACAAGCTGCCTCTGTCTGAGGAGATCACCCGGGAGGCGGGCTTCGACCCTAACATGGGCATGTTCCAGAGCATTCCACACAATGACCCAATCAATGTGCTGGTGCGAGTCTTCGTGGTCAGG GCCACAGACCTCCATCCTGCTGATGTCAATGGGAAAGCGGACCCCTACGTCGTCATCAAACTGGGCAAGTCAGAGCTGAAGGATAAAGAGAACTATATCTCCAAACAGCTCAACCCTGTCTTTGGCAA GGCGTTTGACATGGAGGCTACGTTCCCCATGGAGTCCATGTTGAGCGTGTCAGTGTACGACTGGGATCTGGTGGGCACTGATGACCTCATCGGGGAGACCAAGATCGACCTGGAGAACCGCTACTATAGCAAACACAGAGCTACCTGTGGCATCGCGAACAACTATTCTGT GCATGGTTACAACATGTGGCGTGACCCCATGAAGCCAAGCCAGATCCTGGCCAAGCTCTGTAAGGAGGGCAAGCTGGACGGACCCCACTATGGCCCCGGGGGAAGGGTCAAGGTCGCCAACCGTATCTTCATGGGTGCCACAGAGATCGAGGATGAGACTG gtctaaagaagcagaCAGATGAGCACCTGGCACTGACAGTGCTGAAGCACTGGGAGGAGATCCCTAGGGTGGGCTGTAAACTCATCCCAGAACACGTTGAGACAAGACCCCTGTTCCACCCTGAGAAACCTGGCATCGAACAG GGGCGGATTGAGATGTGGGTAGACATGTTCCCCATGGACATGCCAGCACCTGGACCCGCCATCGACATATCACCACGGAAACCAAAGAA ATATGAGCTCAGGGTGGTTATATGGAATACAGACGAAGTAATACTCGAGGACGATGATTACTTCACTGGGGAAAAGTCCAGTGACATATTTGTCAGGGG GTGGCTGAAAGGGCAACAGGAGGACAAACAGGACACAGATGTCCACTACCACTCTCTGACAGGCGAGGGGAATTTCAACTGGCGCTTCGTGTTCCCCTTTGACTACCTGATGGCCGAGGAGAAGATTGTCATCTCTAAGAAGGAGTCCATGTTCTCCTGGGATGAGACAGAGTACAAGATCCCTGCACGCCTCACCTTGCAGGTCTGGGACGCTGACCACTTCTCCGCTGATGACTTCCTAG GTGCAATAGAGCTGGACCTGAACAGGTTTCCCCGCGGGGCGAAGACAGCCAAGCAGTGTTCCCTAGGCATGGTCCAGAATGAGGCTGAGCTGCCCTGCATTTCCATCTTCAAACAAAAGAGAGTCAAGGGCTGGTGGCCATTCGTGGCCCGCGACGAAAACGACGAGATGGAActcacg GGTAAAGTGGAGGCGGAGCTTCATCTGATGTCGGCAGAGGAAGCGGAGAAAAGTCCTGTTGGTCTGGGACGCAATGAGCCTGACCCTCTGGAGAAACCAAA TCGGCCGGACACCACATTCCTGTGGTTCCTGAGCCCGCTGAAGGCTATCCGCTACCTGGTGTGTAACCGCTACAAGTGGCTTATCATCAAGATTGTTGTGGCCCTGCTGCTGCTCATGATGCTGGGGCTCTTCCTCTACAGCATGCCTGGCTACCTGGTCAAGAAGATGCTGGGGGCCTGA